In bacterium, the DNA window GGCGATCCCCTTCCCCGAGACGTCGCCGACCGACAGGCCGAGCCGCCCGCGGTCGAGCGGGACGAAGTCGAGCATGTCGCCGCCGACCAGCGCCGCCATGCGGCAGCGGAACGCGATCTCCCAGCCGTCGATCCGCGGCGCGCGCTCGGGCAGCAGGCCGCGCTGGACCTCGCGCGCCAGCTCCAGCTCGCGCACGAAGGCGTCCTTCTCGCGCAGCTCGGCGTAGGCGCCGGCGAGCGACGCCTTGAGCCGGTCCCAGGCGATCAGCGCCCCGCCGACGACGAGCGCGAGCACGATGTTGGCCGCGATCAGCGAGAGGAAGGCGATCGGCCGCGCGAAGACGACGCCGGGGCGCAGCAGGAGCGAGAGCGCCGTGACCGCGACCGAGCCGCCGACCAGCGCCGCGAGCACGACGCTGTAGCGCAGCGCCGCGGAGAGGGCGGCGAGCGACGGCAGGACGTAGCGCGAGGCGACGAGCGCGGACAAGGCGACCGCTTCGCCGAAGAGGACGCTCTGCCGCACGAACCAGCCGTCGAACGGGCTGCCGGTCAGGACCGAGATCAGCGTCTCGATCGCGAAGCCGATCGCCGCCCCGGCCGCCGCCGCGCCGCCCGCCCAGAAGGCGAACAGGCGCACCCCGCGCGCGCCGCCCGCCGAGGCGACGGACGGAAGCGTGCTCAGGCGGATCGGCAGGCCGTTCGCCAAGACTCAGGACCCTCGAAAGCGGCCTCCCCTCGGGGGCCGCGGGCCAACGGTACTACACAAAACAGACGCCGGTCAGGCGCGGAAACGATCGGTCGCAGGACGCTCCCGAACGGCGCGCGGGACGGCCGGCCCGGCGGCGGTTATCCTTGGCCGGACACGCGAGGAAGACCATGACCGCCAAGTCGAAAAGCGAGGGACCGAGCCGCAAGGACAAGGACCGCCTCGACCGCAAGACGATCGACGCGATCCAGGACGCGGCGCGCAAGGTGCACGGCAAGATCGAGAAGGGCCAGAAGCCGGAGATGTCGTTCCCGGTGCGCAGCCTGCAGAACGTCCACTTCGACAAGGCGAAGGGATACTTCGAGATCGGCCGCTCCAAGAAGAGCCGCACGCTGACCGTCTCCACCGTGCGGACGTTCGCGCAGACGCTGAAGATGATGTCGCTCTCCAAGGACCTCGTGGAGACGAACGACTTCGCCACGAAGCGAGACGCGTACTACCAGTCGAAGAACTGGGCCGAGGCCGGCTTCCACGACCAGGCCGAGTCCGACACGGTGATGGACGACATCGAGGCGCTGTTCTCGATCGAGGGGCTGAGCCGCGAGCAGCTCCGCTTCATCCCCGACGAGCACGGCGGCGCGGTCGCCGGCGAGCTGATCGTCAACGACCCCGACTACGCGACCGGCGCGGTCCACCGCATCGACTGCACGCAGTTCGGCTCCGGCGCCTACAGCATCCCCTCGCTCGTCGAGCACCTCTCGTTCGAGACGAGCGCCAAGTTCGTCCTCGCCATCGAGACCGGCGGCATGTTCCAGCGGCTGCAGAGCCACCGCTTCTGGGAGAAGGCCGACTGCATCCTCGTGTCGATGGCCGGCGTGCCGACGCGGGCCACGCGCCGCTTCGTGCGCAAGCTGGCCGACGAATGCCGGCTGCCGGTCTACGCCTTCGTCGACTGCGACCCCTACGGGATCTCCAACATCTACCGCACGCTCAAGGTCGGCTCCGGCAACGCGGCCCACGTCTCGCGCTTCTTCTGCGTGCCGCAGGCGCGCTTCCTCGGCGTGACGCCGCAGGACATCGTGGACTACAAGCTGCCGACCCACCCGCTGAAGGAGATCGACGTCAAGCGGGCCAAGGACGCGCTGAAGAACGACCCGTTCTTCAAGACCTACCCCGTCTGGGCCAAGGCGCTCGAGCAGCAGCTCCGGATGGGGGTCCGCGCCGAGCAGCAGGCCCTCGCCAAGTGGGGGCTGAACTACGTGATCGAGGAGTACCTCCCCGAGAAGCTGGCCAAGGCGGACCGCTTCCTCCCCTGACCT includes these proteins:
- a CDS encoding PP2C family protein-serine/threonine phosphatase, coding for MANGLPIRLSTLPSVASAGGARGVRLFAFWAGGAAAAGAAIGFAIETLISVLTGSPFDGWFVRQSVLFGEAVALSALVASRYVLPSLAALSAALRYSVVLAALVGGSVAVTALSLLLRPGVVFARPIAFLSLIAANIVLALVVGGALIAWDRLKASLAGAYAELREKDAFVRELELAREVQRGLLPERAPRIDGWEIAFRCRMAALVGGDMLDFVPLDRGRLGLSVGDVSGKGIAAALLMANVQALSRVVASLEDDPARLNAILSDAVHTRAVGGRYVTFAYAVLDPKDGAVRCSLAGHHPPIVAGPRGARLLEQGGVPLGMFAGAAYESAQDVLAPGETMVLYTDGLIEAPAAGDDDEQFGRERLTDVALRCRGRAAEELADAILEALDLHTGGAAPADDTTLVVVRRAPRADA
- a CDS encoding DNA topoisomerase IV subunit A, with the protein product MTAKSKSEGPSRKDKDRLDRKTIDAIQDAARKVHGKIEKGQKPEMSFPVRSLQNVHFDKAKGYFEIGRSKKSRTLTVSTVRTFAQTLKMMSLSKDLVETNDFATKRDAYYQSKNWAEAGFHDQAESDTVMDDIEALFSIEGLSREQLRFIPDEHGGAVAGELIVNDPDYATGAVHRIDCTQFGSGAYSIPSLVEHLSFETSAKFVLAIETGGMFQRLQSHRFWEKADCILVSMAGVPTRATRRFVRKLADECRLPVYAFVDCDPYGISNIYRTLKVGSGNAAHVSRFFCVPQARFLGVTPQDIVDYKLPTHPLKEIDVKRAKDALKNDPFFKTYPVWAKALEQQLRMGVRAEQQALAKWGLNYVIEEYLPEKLAKADRFLP